From Cronobacter turicensis z3032, the proteins below share one genomic window:
- the efeU gene encoding Ferrous iron permease efeU has translation MFVPFLIMLREGLEAALIVSLIASYLKRTQRGHWLGVMWAGVFLAAALCLGLGIFINETTGEFPQKEQELFEGLVAAVAVVILTWMVFWMRKVSRNVKGELEQAVDRALKRPGGHGWALVMMVFFAVAREGLESVFFLLAAFGQDVGVWPPLGAMLGLATAVVLGFLLYWGGIRLNLGAFFRWTSLFILLVAAGLAAGAIRAFHEAGLWNHFQAVAFDFSNVLSTHSLTGTLLEGIFGYQEAPTVSEVAVWFIYLIPALACYALPARADTRVSGNA, from the coding sequence ATGTTTGTTCCTTTTCTGATTATGCTGCGTGAAGGTCTTGAAGCGGCGCTTATCGTCAGCCTTATCGCCAGCTATCTCAAGCGCACCCAGCGCGGTCACTGGCTTGGCGTGATGTGGGCAGGCGTATTTCTCGCCGCCGCGCTCTGCCTGGGCCTTGGCATTTTCATCAATGAAACCACTGGCGAGTTCCCGCAAAAAGAGCAGGAGCTGTTTGAAGGGCTGGTGGCGGCCGTGGCCGTTGTGATCCTCACCTGGATGGTGTTCTGGATGCGTAAAGTATCCCGCAATGTGAAAGGCGAACTGGAACAGGCCGTGGATCGCGCGCTGAAACGCCCTGGCGGACACGGCTGGGCGCTGGTGATGATGGTGTTTTTTGCGGTCGCGCGCGAGGGCCTCGAATCGGTCTTTTTCCTGCTGGCCGCGTTTGGCCAGGATGTGGGCGTCTGGCCGCCGCTCGGCGCGATGCTTGGGCTTGCGACCGCCGTGGTGCTTGGTTTCCTGCTCTACTGGGGCGGCATTCGTCTTAACCTCGGCGCGTTTTTCCGCTGGACCAGCCTCTTTATTTTGCTCGTCGCCGCAGGGCTCGCGGCGGGCGCCATTCGCGCGTTTCATGAAGCCGGTCTGTGGAATCACTTCCAGGCGGTGGCGTTTGATTTCAGCAATGTGCTCTCCACGCACTCGCTCACCGGCACGCTGCTGGAAGGCATTTTCGGCTACCAGGAAGCGCCGACCGTCAGCGAAGTGGCGGTATGGTTTATCTATCTGATCCCGGCGCTGGCGTGCTATGCGCTGCCAGCTCGCGCCGATACGCGCGTCTCCGGGAACGCCTGA
- the ycdO gene encoding UPF0409 protein ycdO: protein MKVTVNDKQCEPMTLTVNAGKTQFIILNHSQKALEWEILKGVMVVEERENIAPGFSQKMTANLEPGEYEMTCGLLSNPKGKLIVKAVGGEKAAAKSELMSLEGAVTEYKTWVSAETAALVSGTKAFTDAVKAGDIAKAKSLYAPTRQHYERIEPIAELFSDLDGSIDAREDDYEQKAADPKFTGFHRLEKALFGDNSVKGMDQYADKLNSDVLELQKRISELAFPPGKVVGGAAGLIEEVAASKISGEEDRYSHTDLWDFQANIDGAQKIVNLLRPQLQKENAPLLAKVDANFKKVDAILAKYRTKDGFETYDKLTDADRNALKGPITSLAEDLSLLRGVLGLD from the coding sequence GTGAAAGTTACCGTAAACGACAAACAGTGCGAGCCGATGACGCTCACGGTAAATGCCGGTAAAACCCAGTTCATCATCCTGAACCACAGCCAGAAGGCGCTGGAGTGGGAAATCCTTAAAGGCGTGATGGTCGTTGAAGAGCGCGAAAACATCGCGCCGGGCTTTAGCCAGAAAATGACCGCTAACCTTGAGCCAGGCGAATATGAGATGACCTGCGGCCTGCTGAGCAACCCGAAAGGCAAGCTTATCGTCAAGGCCGTTGGCGGTGAAAAAGCCGCGGCGAAGAGCGAGCTGATGTCGCTGGAAGGCGCCGTGACTGAGTATAAAACCTGGGTGAGCGCAGAAACCGCCGCGCTGGTCTCCGGCACCAAAGCCTTTACCGATGCCGTAAAAGCGGGCGATATCGCCAAAGCGAAATCTCTCTATGCGCCGACGCGCCAGCATTATGAGCGTATTGAGCCTATCGCCGAGCTGTTCTCCGATCTCGACGGCAGCATCGACGCCCGTGAAGACGATTACGAACAGAAAGCGGCCGACCCGAAATTCACCGGCTTCCACCGCCTGGAAAAAGCGCTGTTTGGCGATAACAGCGTCAAAGGCATGGATCAGTATGCCGACAAGCTCAACAGCGACGTGCTGGAGCTGCAAAAACGCATCAGCGAACTCGCGTTCCCGCCGGGTAAAGTCGTGGGCGGCGCGGCGGGCCTTATCGAAGAAGTCGCGGCCAGCAAAATCAGCGGCGAAGAAGATCGCTACAGCCACACCGACCTGTGGGATTTCCAGGCCAACATCGATGGCGCGCAGAAAATCGTCAACCTGCTGCGTCCGCAGCTGCAAAAAGAGAACGCGCCGCTGCTCGCGAAAGTGGACGCGAACTTCAAAAAAGTGGATGCGATCCTTGCGAAGTACCGCACCAAAGACGGTTTTGAGACCTACGACAAGCTGACCGACGCTGACCGCAACGCGCTGAAAGGGCCGATCACGTCGCTTGCTGAAGATCTCTCATTACTGCGCGGCGTGCTCGGACTGGACTAA
- the putP gene encoding Sodium/proline symporter — translation MKNASGRILPPHETTITPPLRSGGDKRGDPAITRRSEMTTSTPMLVTFFIYILGMILIGFIAWRSTKNFDDYILGGRSLGSVVTALSAGASDMSGWLLMGLPGAVFLSGISESWIAIGLTLGAWINWKLVAGRLRVHTEHNNNALTLPDYFTGRFEDNSRLLRIISALVILLFFTIYCASGIVAGARLFESTFGMSYETALWAGAAATILYTFIGGFLAVSWTDTVQASLMIFALILTPVIVIFAVGGLDDSLAVIKQKSIENIDMLKGLNLVAIISLMGWGLGYFGQPHILARFMAADSHHTIVKARRISMIWMILCLAGAVAVGFFGIAYFTEHPDQAAAVNQNGERVFIELAQILFNPWIAGILLSAILAAVMSTLSCQLLVCSSAITEDLYKAFLRKGASQKELVWVGRMMVLVVALVAIALAANPENRVLGLVSYAWAGFGAAFGPVVLLSVMWSRMTRNGALAGMIIGAVTVIVWKQFAWFNLYEIIPGFIFASLGIVVVSLMGKAPSASIQARFEKADEEYHTPAPSKLRAH, via the coding sequence ATAAAAAACGCTTCCGGCAGGATACTGCCGCCACACGAAACGACAATAACGCCACCGCTACGTTCCGGCGGTGATAAACGGGGCGACCCGGCAATAACGCGGAGAAGTGAAATGACGACGAGTACACCGATGCTGGTGACTTTCTTTATTTATATTTTGGGGATGATACTGATTGGGTTTATTGCGTGGCGTTCCACCAAAAACTTTGATGACTACATTCTCGGCGGGCGCAGTCTGGGGAGCGTCGTCACCGCGCTGTCTGCGGGCGCGTCGGATATGTCGGGCTGGCTGCTGATGGGCCTGCCGGGCGCGGTGTTTCTCTCCGGGATCTCCGAAAGCTGGATCGCCATCGGGCTGACGCTCGGGGCCTGGATTAACTGGAAGCTGGTGGCGGGGCGCCTGCGCGTTCATACCGAGCACAACAATAACGCCCTGACGTTACCGGATTATTTCACCGGCCGTTTTGAGGATAACAGCCGTCTGCTACGGATTATCTCGGCGCTGGTTATTTTGCTGTTCTTCACTATCTACTGCGCCTCCGGCATCGTGGCGGGCGCGCGCCTGTTCGAAAGCACGTTCGGCATGAGCTATGAAACCGCGCTCTGGGCGGGTGCCGCAGCAACCATCCTTTATACCTTTATCGGCGGGTTCCTGGCGGTGAGCTGGACCGATACCGTGCAGGCGAGCCTGATGATTTTCGCGCTGATCCTGACGCCGGTTATCGTGATTTTCGCGGTCGGCGGCCTGGACGATTCGCTGGCGGTCATTAAGCAGAAGAGCATCGAAAATATCGATATGCTCAAGGGCCTCAACCTGGTGGCGATTATTTCGCTGATGGGCTGGGGACTGGGCTACTTCGGGCAGCCGCATATCCTGGCGCGTTTTATGGCGGCGGATTCCCATCACACTATTGTTAAGGCGCGTCGCATCTCCATGATCTGGATGATCTTGTGCCTTGCAGGCGCCGTGGCCGTTGGCTTCTTCGGTATCGCCTACTTTACTGAGCATCCGGATCAGGCCGCGGCGGTGAACCAGAACGGCGAGCGCGTGTTTATCGAACTGGCGCAGATCCTCTTTAACCCGTGGATTGCCGGTATCCTGCTGTCGGCGATTCTGGCGGCGGTGATGTCAACGCTGAGCTGCCAGCTGCTGGTCTGCTCCAGCGCCATTACGGAAGATCTCTACAAAGCGTTCCTGCGTAAAGGCGCGAGCCAGAAAGAGCTTGTGTGGGTCGGCCGTATGATGGTGCTGGTGGTGGCGCTGGTCGCGATTGCGCTGGCGGCAAACCCGGAAAACCGCGTGCTGGGCCTGGTGAGCTACGCGTGGGCGGGCTTTGGCGCGGCCTTCGGCCCGGTGGTGCTGCTCTCGGTGATGTGGTCGCGTATGACGCGCAACGGCGCGCTGGCGGGCATGATCATCGGCGCGGTGACGGTTATCGTCTGGAAACAGTTCGCCTGGTTTAACCTCTACGAAATTATTCCGGGCTTTATCTTCGCAAGCCTCGGTATCGTGGTGGTGAGCCTGATGGGCAAAGCGCCATCGGCCTCAATACAGGCGCGCTTTGAAAAAGCGGACGAGGAGTACCACACGCCCGCGCCGTCTAAGCTTCGCGCTCACTAA
- the phoH gene encoding Protein phoH yields MSTPSNLFQASPPVPDDAVSGARSRTTASFRPAIHGLKGSQTSNVCAHNRVHQQDAAHVNQLNKVPSMGRQKAVIKARREARRVLRRDSRSHRQREEESVTTLVQMSGVEAIGMARDSRDNAPIAARTDAQAHYLEAIESKQLIFATGEAGCGKTFISAAKAAEALIHKDVDRIIVTRPVLQADEDLGFLPGDISEKFAPYFRPVYDVLVRRLGASFMQYCLRPEIGKVEIAPFAYMRGRTFENAVVILDEAQNVTAAQMKMFLTRLGENVTVIVNGDITQCDLPAGVQSGLSDALARFEEDEMIGIVRFGKADCVRSALCQRTLNAYD; encoded by the coding sequence ATCTCCACCCCCTCAAACTTGTTCCAGGCTTCTCCCCCTGTTCCAGACGATGCGGTAAGCGGTGCGCGTAGCCGTACTACCGCGTCTTTTCGACCGGCAATTCATGGCTTAAAAGGAAGCCAAACCTCAAATGTTTGTGCGCATAATCGCGTCCACCAGCAGGACGCGGCTCATGTAAACCAACTTAACAAGGTGCCATCCATGGGAAGACAGAAAGCAGTGATCAAAGCTCGTCGTGAAGCCAGACGCGTTCTCAGACGAGATTCACGCAGCCACCGGCAGCGTGAAGAGGAATCGGTCACCACGCTTGTGCAAATGAGTGGCGTTGAAGCAATCGGCATGGCGCGGGACAGCCGCGATAATGCGCCGATTGCCGCTCGTACCGACGCTCAGGCGCATTATCTTGAGGCTATTGAGAGCAAACAGCTGATATTCGCCACCGGCGAAGCCGGATGCGGCAAAACGTTTATCAGCGCGGCGAAAGCCGCTGAGGCCCTGATTCATAAGGATGTCGACAGGATAATTGTCACCCGCCCGGTCCTGCAGGCCGATGAAGATCTCGGCTTCCTGCCCGGCGATATCTCTGAGAAGTTCGCCCCGTATTTCCGCCCGGTGTATGACGTGCTGGTGCGCCGCCTCGGCGCTTCCTTCATGCAATATTGCCTGCGCCCGGAAATCGGCAAAGTTGAAATTGCGCCGTTCGCCTATATGCGTGGACGTACCTTTGAAAATGCCGTCGTGATTCTGGACGAGGCCCAGAACGTGACAGCCGCGCAGATGAAAATGTTTTTAACCCGCCTCGGGGAGAACGTGACCGTGATAGTCAACGGCGACATCACCCAGTGCGATTTGCCGGCAGGCGTACAGTCTGGCCTGAGCGATGCGCTGGCGCGTTTTGAGGAAGATGAGATGATTGGCATCGTGCGGTTCGGCAAAGCCGATTGCGTGCGTTCCGCGCTGTGCCAGCGGACGCTTAACGCTTACGATTAA
- the nupC gene encoding Nucleoside permease nupC: MTTILHFVFAVVAILLLAWLASFDRKKIRPRYILQLIVIEAALAWFFLHAQAGLLVIQSIAGAFSSLLHFAAQGTDFVFGGMSQKGLAFVFLGVLCPIVFISALIGILQHWRILPIFIRVIGTLLSKVNGMGKLESFNAVSSLILGQSENFIAYKGVLADLSSRRLFTMAATAMSTVSLSIVGAYMAMIEAKYVVAALVLNLFSTFIILSVINPTRPQDEPDVKLEKLHESQSFFEMLGEYILAGFKVAMIILAMLIGFIAIISAVNALFLTLFGQSFQQLLGYVFYPLAWLIGIPAQDALTAGGIMATKLVANEFVAMIELQKIAATLSPRGLGILSVFLVSFANFASIGIVAGAIKGLNEPQGNAVSRFGLRLVYGATLVSLLSAAFAGLVL, encoded by the coding sequence ATGACAACCATACTGCACTTTGTTTTCGCCGTCGTGGCGATCCTCCTGCTCGCCTGGCTTGCCAGTTTTGACCGTAAAAAGATCCGCCCGCGTTATATTCTTCAGCTGATTGTGATTGAAGCGGCGCTGGCCTGGTTCTTTCTCCATGCGCAGGCCGGGCTGCTGGTTATCCAGTCCATTGCCGGGGCGTTTTCCTCGCTGCTGCACTTCGCCGCCCAGGGCACCGATTTCGTTTTCGGCGGCATGAGTCAGAAAGGCCTCGCGTTTGTGTTTCTCGGCGTGCTCTGCCCTATCGTGTTTATCTCGGCGCTGATTGGCATTCTGCAACACTGGCGCATTCTGCCAATTTTCATTCGCGTCATCGGTACGCTGCTGTCGAAAGTCAACGGCATGGGCAAGCTGGAATCCTTTAACGCCGTCAGTTCGCTGATTCTCGGCCAGTCGGAAAACTTTATCGCCTATAAAGGCGTGCTGGCGGATCTCTCCTCGCGTCGGCTGTTTACGATGGCGGCGACCGCCATGTCCACCGTTTCGCTCTCCATCGTCGGCGCGTATATGGCGATGATTGAGGCGAAATATGTGGTGGCGGCGCTGGTGCTTAACCTCTTCAGCACGTTCATTATTCTCTCGGTTATTAACCCGACGCGCCCGCAGGATGAGCCGGACGTGAAGCTCGAAAAGCTGCATGAATCACAAAGCTTTTTCGAGATGCTCGGCGAGTACATTCTGGCGGGCTTTAAGGTGGCGATGATTATTCTCGCGATGCTGATTGGCTTTATCGCCATTATCAGCGCGGTGAATGCGCTGTTCCTGACGCTGTTCGGCCAGAGCTTCCAGCAACTGCTGGGCTATGTCTTTTACCCGCTCGCCTGGCTTATCGGCATTCCGGCGCAGGATGCCCTGACGGCAGGCGGCATTATGGCCACCAAGCTGGTCGCTAATGAGTTCGTGGCGATGATCGAGCTGCAAAAAATCGCCGCGACGCTCTCTCCGCGCGGTCTCGGTATCCTGTCGGTATTCCTGGTGTCGTTTGCCAACTTCGCCTCTATCGGCATTGTGGCGGGCGCGATTAAGGGGCTGAACGAGCCGCAAGGCAACGCGGTGTCGCGCTTTGGTCTGCGCCTGGTTTATGGCGCGACGCTGGTGAGTTTACTCTCTGCGGCCTTCGCCGGTCTGGTGCTGTAA
- the putA gene encoding Bifunctional protein putA, translating to MGTTTMGVKLDDATRERIKSAATKIDRTPHWLIKQAIFNYLEQLENSDGLPELPALLAGAANESDEAAAPVEESHQPFLEFAEQIQPQSVSRAAITAAWRRAETDAVPMLLEQARLPQPVAEKTHQLAWSLAEKLRNQKTASGRAGMVQSLLQEFSLSSQEGVALMCLAEALLRIPDKATRDALIRDKISNGNWHSHIGRSPSLFVNAATWGLLFTGRLVSTHNEASLSRSLNRIIGKSGEPLIRKGVDMAMRLMGEQFVTGETIAEALANARKLEEKGFRYSYDMLGEAALTAADAQAYMVSYQQAIHAIGKASNGRGIYEGPGISIKLSALHPRYSRAQYDRVMEELYPRLKSLTLLARQYDIGINIDAEEADRLEISLDLLEKLCFEPDLAGWNGIGFVIQAYQKRCPFVIDYLIDLATRSRRRLMIRLVKGAYWDSEIKRAQMEGLEGYPVYTRKVYTDISYLACAKKLLAVPNLIYPQFATHNAHTLAAIYSLAGQNYYPGQYEFQCLHGMGEPLYEQVVGKISDGKLNRPCRIYAPVGTHETLLAYLVRRLLENGANTSFVNRIADNTLSLDDLVADPVSAVEQLAAQEGRVGLPHPKIPLPQDLYGEGRVNSAGLDLANEHRLASLSSSLLNSALQKWRALPMLEDAVDDGELAPVINPAEPRDIVGYAREATEAEVAQALQSAVNNAPIWFATPPQERAAILERAAVLMEDQTQTLIGILVREAGKTFANAIAEVREAVDFLRYYAGQVRDDFDNETHRPLGPVVCISPWNFPLAIFTGQVAAALAAGNSVLAKPAEQTPLIAAQGIQILLDAGVPQGVVQLLPGRGETVGAQLTGDPRVRGVMFTGSTEVATLLQRNLADRLNPQGRPTPLIAETGGLNAMIVDSSALTEQVVVDVVASAFDSAGQRCSALRVLCLQEEIADHTLTMLKGAMAECRMGNPGRLTTDIGPVIDAEAKAGIERHIQTMRAKGRKVFQAARDNSLDAREWQTGTFVTPTLIELESFDEMKKEVFGPVLHVVRYNRNNLAGLIEQINKAGYGLTLGVHTRIDETIAQVTGSAHVGNLYVNRNMVGAVVGVQPFGGEGLSGTGPKAGGPLYLYRLLASRPEAAVQTTLERHDARYAQDAQVKALITRPHQALTEWAAGRPELKALCEHYLALSQSGVQRTLPGPTGERNTYTLLPRERVLCLADNEQDVLVQLAAATSAGSRVLWVDEPLQRTLAKQLPAAVNAIIDFAKPDVLFSQFFDAVIYHGDSDQLRALCEKVAAREGAIVSVQGFARGETNLLLERLWLERSLSVNTAAAGGNASLMTIG from the coding sequence ATGGGCACCACTACGATGGGGGTCAAGCTGGACGACGCCACCCGCGAGCGCATTAAATCCGCCGCGACGAAAATCGACCGCACGCCGCACTGGCTGATTAAGCAGGCCATTTTTAATTATCTGGAACAGCTGGAAAACAGCGACGGCCTGCCGGAGCTGCCTGCGCTACTGGCGGGCGCGGCGAACGAAAGCGACGAGGCCGCGGCGCCGGTGGAAGAGAGCCACCAGCCGTTCCTCGAGTTCGCCGAGCAGATCCAGCCGCAGTCTGTCAGCCGTGCGGCTATTACCGCCGCCTGGCGACGTGCGGAAACCGATGCGGTGCCGATGCTGCTGGAGCAGGCCCGCCTGCCGCAGCCGGTCGCGGAAAAAACCCACCAGCTCGCCTGGAGCCTTGCCGAAAAGCTGCGCAACCAGAAAACCGCCTCCGGCCGCGCCGGTATGGTGCAGAGCCTGTTGCAGGAGTTTTCTCTCTCCTCGCAGGAAGGCGTGGCGCTGATGTGCCTTGCCGAAGCGCTGCTGCGTATTCCGGATAAAGCCACGCGCGATGCCCTGATCCGCGACAAAATCAGCAATGGCAACTGGCACTCGCACATTGGCCGCAGCCCGTCGCTGTTCGTCAACGCCGCCACCTGGGGTCTGCTGTTTACCGGCCGTCTGGTCTCGACCCACAACGAAGCCAGCCTGTCGCGCTCACTCAACCGCATCATCGGCAAGAGCGGCGAGCCGCTGATCCGCAAAGGCGTGGATATGGCGATGCGCCTGATGGGCGAGCAGTTCGTGACCGGCGAAACCATCGCCGAGGCCCTGGCCAACGCCCGTAAGCTTGAAGAGAAAGGCTTCCGTTACTCCTACGATATGCTGGGCGAAGCGGCGCTCACCGCCGCCGACGCGCAGGCCTATATGGTCTCTTACCAGCAGGCTATTCACGCCATCGGCAAAGCCTCTAACGGACGCGGCATTTATGAAGGGCCGGGCATTTCGATTAAGCTCTCCGCCCTGCACCCGCGCTACAGCCGCGCGCAGTACGACCGCGTGATGGAAGAGCTCTACCCGCGCCTGAAATCCCTGACGCTGCTGGCGCGCCAGTATGACATCGGCATTAACATCGACGCCGAAGAAGCCGACCGTCTGGAAATCTCCCTCGACCTGCTGGAAAAACTCTGCTTTGAGCCGGATCTGGCGGGCTGGAACGGCATCGGGTTTGTGATTCAGGCGTACCAGAAGCGCTGCCCGTTCGTTATCGATTATCTGATCGATCTGGCCACCCGCAGCCGCCGTCGTCTGATGATCCGTCTGGTGAAAGGCGCCTACTGGGACAGCGAAATCAAGCGCGCCCAGATGGAAGGCCTTGAGGGCTACCCGGTCTACACCCGCAAGGTTTACACCGACATCTCCTATCTCGCCTGCGCGAAGAAACTGCTGGCGGTGCCGAACCTGATTTACCCGCAGTTCGCCACGCATAACGCCCATACGCTGGCGGCAATCTACAGCCTGGCGGGCCAGAACTACTACCCTGGACAGTATGAATTCCAGTGCCTGCACGGCATGGGCGAGCCGCTCTACGAACAGGTGGTCGGCAAAATCAGCGACGGCAAACTCAACCGTCCGTGCCGCATCTATGCGCCGGTCGGCACCCATGAAACGCTGCTGGCCTACCTGGTGCGTCGCCTGCTGGAAAATGGCGCCAACACCTCGTTTGTGAACCGCATCGCCGATAACACGCTGTCGCTTGACGATCTGGTGGCCGATCCGGTCAGCGCGGTCGAACAGCTGGCCGCGCAGGAAGGCCGCGTCGGTCTGCCGCACCCGAAAATCCCGCTGCCGCAGGATCTCTACGGCGAAGGGCGCGTCAACTCCGCCGGGCTTGATCTGGCGAACGAACACCGCCTGGCGTCGCTCTCCTCGTCGCTGCTGAACAGCGCGCTGCAAAAATGGCGCGCCCTGCCGATGCTGGAAGACGCCGTGGATGATGGTGAACTGGCGCCGGTGATCAACCCCGCCGAGCCGCGCGACATTGTCGGTTACGCCCGTGAAGCCACCGAAGCCGAAGTGGCGCAGGCGCTGCAAAGCGCGGTAAACAACGCGCCTATCTGGTTTGCCACCCCGCCGCAGGAGCGCGCCGCTATTCTTGAGCGCGCCGCCGTGCTGATGGAAGACCAGACCCAGACGCTGATTGGCATTCTGGTGCGCGAAGCGGGTAAAACCTTCGCCAACGCCATCGCCGAAGTGCGCGAAGCGGTAGACTTCCTGCGCTATTACGCAGGCCAGGTCCGTGATGATTTCGATAACGAAACCCATCGCCCGCTCGGCCCGGTGGTCTGTATCAGCCCGTGGAACTTCCCGCTGGCTATCTTTACCGGCCAGGTGGCCGCCGCGCTTGCCGCAGGCAACAGCGTGCTGGCGAAACCGGCTGAGCAGACGCCGCTTATCGCCGCCCAGGGTATTCAGATCCTGCTGGATGCAGGCGTGCCGCAGGGCGTGGTGCAGCTGCTGCCAGGGCGCGGCGAAACCGTGGGCGCGCAGTTGACGGGCGATCCGCGCGTACGCGGCGTCATGTTCACCGGTTCAACGGAAGTGGCGACGCTTTTACAGCGCAACCTCGCAGACCGTCTCAATCCGCAGGGCCGCCCGACACCGCTTATCGCGGAAACCGGCGGGCTGAACGCCATGATTGTCGACTCCTCCGCGCTGACTGAGCAGGTGGTCGTGGACGTCGTCGCCTCGGCGTTCGACAGCGCCGGTCAGCGCTGCTCGGCGCTGCGCGTGCTCTGCCTTCAGGAAGAGATTGCCGATCACACCCTCACCATGCTGAAAGGCGCGATGGCCGAATGCCGGATGGGCAACCCTGGTCGTCTGACGACGGACATCGGGCCGGTTATCGACGCCGAGGCCAAAGCCGGTATCGAGCGCCACATCCAGACGATGCGCGCCAAAGGCCGCAAAGTCTTCCAGGCCGCGCGCGACAACAGCCTTGATGCGCGTGAATGGCAGACCGGCACGTTTGTCACGCCGACGCTTATCGAGCTCGAAAGCTTTGATGAGATGAAAAAAGAGGTCTTCGGCCCGGTGTTGCACGTGGTGCGCTACAACCGCAACAACCTGGCGGGGCTGATTGAGCAGATCAACAAAGCAGGCTACGGCCTGACGCTCGGCGTGCACACGCGTATCGATGAAACTATCGCGCAGGTGACCGGCAGCGCGCACGTCGGCAACCTGTATGTGAACCGCAATATGGTTGGCGCCGTGGTCGGCGTACAGCCGTTCGGCGGCGAAGGGCTGTCCGGCACCGGGCCGAAAGCGGGCGGGCCGCTCTATCTCTACCGCCTGCTGGCGAGCCGTCCGGAAGCGGCGGTGCAGACGACGCTTGAGCGTCACGACGCCCGCTACGCTCAGGACGCGCAGGTCAAAGCGCTGATTACGCGCCCGCACCAGGCGCTGACCGAATGGGCCGCAGGCCGTCCGGAGCTTAAAGCGTTGTGCGAACACTACCTTGCTCTGTCGCAAAGCGGCGTGCAGCGCACCCTGCCGGGCCCGACCGGCGAGCGCAACACGTATACCCTGCTGCCGCGCGAGCGCGTGCTGTGCCTGGCGGATAACGAACAGGACGTGCTGGTGCAGCTCGCCGCCGCCACCAGCGCGGGCAGCCGCGTACTGTGGGTTGACGAGCCGCTGCAACGCACGCTGGCCAAACAGCTTCCGGCCGCCGTGAACGCGATTATCGACTTCGCCAAACCGGACGTGCTGTTCAGCCAGTTCTTCGATGCGGTGATTTACCACGGCGATTCCGACCAGCTGCGCGCGCTGTGTGAGAAAGTGGCCGCGCGCGAGGGCGCGATTGTTTCGGTGCAGGGCTTCGCACGCGGAGAAACCAACCTCCTGCTGGAGCGCCTGTGGCTTGAGCGTTCGCTTAGCGTCAACACCGCCGCCGCAGGCGGCAACGCCAGCCTGATGACCATCGGCTGA
- the ycdB gene encoding Peroxidase ycdB, with protein sequence MTGALAVTGGCPVAHGAQAESAPGTLSPDARQETQPFYGEHQAGVLTPQQASMMLVAFDVLAGDKADLERLFRLLTDRIAFLTAGGPAPQTANPRLPPMDSGILGPVIAPDNLTITVSLGRSLFDDRYGLASQMPKKLQKMARFPNDSLDAALCHGDLLLQICANTQDTVIHALRDVIKHTPDLLSVRWKREGFISDHAARSRGKETPVNLLGFKDGTANPDTRNAPLMDNVVWVTPEQGEPAWAVGGSYQAVRIIQFHVEFWDRTPLKEQQTIFGRDKQTGAPLGMQHEHDVPDYSKDPEGNVIALDSHIRLANPRTPETQSSLMVRRGYSYSLGVTNSGQLDMGLLFVCYQHDLEKGFLTVQKRLNGEALEEYVKPIGGGYFFVLPGVADKSRFLADGLLKA encoded by the coding sequence CTGACCGGCGCGCTCGCGGTCACCGGCGGTTGTCCGGTGGCGCATGGCGCGCAAGCTGAAAGCGCGCCCGGCACGCTCTCGCCGGATGCGCGTCAGGAGACGCAGCCGTTTTACGGCGAGCATCAGGCGGGCGTGCTGACGCCGCAACAGGCGTCAATGATGCTGGTGGCTTTCGATGTGCTGGCGGGCGATAAGGCGGATCTCGAACGTCTGTTCCGTCTGCTGACTGACCGCATCGCGTTTTTAACCGCAGGCGGCCCGGCGCCGCAAACGGCGAACCCGCGTCTGCCGCCGATGGATTCCGGCATTCTGGGGCCGGTGATTGCGCCGGATAACCTGACGATCACCGTGTCGCTGGGGCGTTCTCTTTTTGACGATCGCTATGGTCTTGCGTCGCAGATGCCGAAAAAGCTGCAAAAGATGGCGCGGTTTCCGAACGATTCGCTGGATGCGGCGCTGTGTCACGGCGATCTGCTGCTGCAAATCTGCGCCAATACCCAGGATACCGTTATCCATGCGCTGCGCGACGTGATAAAGCACACACCGGATCTGCTGAGCGTGCGCTGGAAGCGTGAAGGGTTTATCTCCGATCACGCGGCGCGCAGCCGCGGCAAAGAGACGCCGGTTAACCTGCTCGGCTTTAAAGACGGCACCGCGAACCCGGATACCCGCAACGCGCCGTTAATGGACAATGTGGTGTGGGTGACGCCGGAGCAGGGAGAGCCCGCGTGGGCGGTGGGCGGCAGCTATCAGGCCGTGCGCATTATTCAGTTTCATGTGGAGTTCTGGGACCGCACGCCGCTCAAAGAGCAGCAGACGATTTTCGGGCGCGACAAGCAGACCGGCGCGCCGCTTGGCATGCAGCATGAGCACGACGTGCCGGACTACAGCAAGGATCCCGAAGGCAACGTGATTGCGCTTGACAGCCACATCCGGCTGGCGAACCCGCGCACGCCTGAAACGCAGTCCAGCCTGATGGTGCGCCGCGGCTACAGTTACTCGCTCGGCGTGACCAATTCCGGCCAGCTCGATATGGGCCTGCTGTTTGTCTGCTACCAGCACGATCTCGAAAAAGGATTCCTGACGGTGCAAAAGCGACTTAACGGCGAAGCGCTGGAGGAGTATGTGAAGCCCATCGGCGGCGGCTATTTCTTTGTGCTGCCGGGCGTGGCGGATAAATCCCGCTTCCTGGCCGACGGCCTGCTGAAAGCCTGA